The segment aatcattttcatacaacactttaggcgccaaattcaaaaatttgcagaaactgcatgaaatctctatgggggctacatgaaggggggctttggggggaaaatgaatacggccatctgaaaccgcctgttataaggggtctctgtaccaaatttcatcgcgatcggacaaacggtgtggatttgtatagaaaagtcggaacgacgattaccaacaaacaggcctttctttattatatagaagattattatatagataagggaaaaatagaattttcatttttgagtGAGCCAATAATCAAATAGTCCTTGAAGAATTGatggaaagaatatttttcttcgaaTCTTTCAATTGTTAGCTAAGAGCTACAACAATTTTCGCCTACAAAGTCATCTATGCAGTCCTTTaactttcatctttttttttccttttaaataaaatatcaattttattctattttaatttaatccaaCTCTGTGAGAATGTTTAgctaatattaaattaatcagaaaGAAAACGTAAAACTTCCGGTGATAAGCATCACATTTTAATGgagatttccttttttttttcaaataggaCGATATCCTCGTGAAAAGAGGGTAGGGGATCTCACTATTAGTTGAAGGAGGAAACTTACCGTGAGACAATGGGTAAGGGAAGTTTGcataatttatgcaaaagcaTCCTCTTCGAACGGCAACAAAATCTCTgtttttactgattttttttcactcctcCCCGGTAGAGCGGAAGCGGAGTGAGATGGAGATTGAAGAGCTGGCGGCAGCACAGGAACCACTCAAGGGTGACGACAATGAGGCACGTCCTGGTGGCAATGCGGTTGGCTTGAAGAGAAATTTGGGACTCTTGGCGGCTGTGAATATCATTATTGGCGTGATGATTGGTTCGGGAATTTTTGTATCACCCACCGCAGCTCTCAAGTATTCCGGAAGTGTGGGTATGTGCCTTGTGGTGTGGTCCGTGTGTGGCGTAATATCTCTCGTGGGTGCTCTGTGCTTTGCCGAATTGGGCACGGTGGTACCACGCTCAGGGGCAGAATATGCATACCTCTTGGAATCTTTTGGGCGTCTCCATAAATTCTGGGGACCCCTACCGGCATTCATTTGCTCATGGATCTACGTTCTTGTCCTTCGACCCGCTGAAGTGGCCGTGATTATGCTCACATTCTCCGAATATTCCGTGCAACCCTTCGCACATATCCTGGGGCTGGACAGGATGAGCACGTGGGATCAGGAGatgattataaaattaatcgCATTCCTGGGGCTCGGGGTCATTACGTACATCAACATGGTGAGCGTCAAGCTGTATGTGAGgattaacaatatttttggatTCTGCAAGGTGTTTGCGTGTCTCATTGTTATTGGGGGTGGAATCTACGAGCTGACCATTGGGAATACGAAAAATCTCACAAGTGGCTTCGAGGGAACAACCACAAATCCCGGATTTATCGCACTTGCCTTCTACAATGGACTCTGGGCGTACGATGGATGGTCCACCGTCACCACCGTCACCGAAGAGATTAAGGCACCCGAAAAGTAAGACCACTAGCACTGTTTTTCCATTTCCTGACTTTTGCTGGCATTTTGCTGGTTTCTCATTGGCTTTGGTCGCTCTTTTGCgtgtttgcaaaaattctctgccaaaaaaaaaactgtttttagGATTAAAAGCAATTTGGTGATTACGATGATTGCCAGATTAAAGGACTTTTTGGTCCTTAATAGagtaaacttttaattaaatttacttaaaaaatatattttacaaaaaaaaaataaatttcttctctgcAGAAACATCTTGAGGTCAATTGTTATTGCTGTGCCAATCATTACGGGGCTGTATGTCTTCATGAATATGGCCTACATGACTGTTCTGAGTGCCGATGAGATGATGAATGCTCCAGCTGTTGCTGTGGATTTTGGGAATCGTGTCCTGGGACCTTTTGCCTTCGTCATCCCCCTGGGGGTTGCTTTGGCGACTTTTGGATGTGCCCTCAGCATTCAATTTAGCGTAACGCGACTGGGATTTGTGGCAGGGCGCGAGGGGCACATGCTGAAACCCCTCTCGTACATCCACATCCGTCGTTTCACACCTGGACCAGCTGTAGCTATGCAGGTACAATGCACAGCATTCATCATCCCaatttctggaaaattctctgatttttcttttatcttttgccAGGGAGTCATTGCCTTCCTGTTTATGCTGGTGGGGAATATTGGGGAGCTCATTGAATTTGCTTCCTTCCTCATTTGGTTCTTCTACGGCTTAGCCATGGTGGCACTCATCATTATGCGCAAAACACACGCAAATGTCCATCGACCATACCGTGTGCCAACACTACTGCCATACATCACGCTCGCCGTATCAATCTTCCTGTCTGTGATGCCAATGATTGCAGATCCATCCCTTAAGTATCTCTTTGCCGTAGCTTTTATTCTATGCGGTGTAGCTGCATACGTGCCATTTGTCTACTACAAGAAGCGACCAAAGATGATGGGTATGTGAAAAACTTCAAATTCGAGCACCTCTTGACGCAATTGAATGGTATTTATTTGCTTCCTTTTTGTAGGAAAACTCACCTACGTCATTCAAGTACTCTTTGAGGTTGTCCCTTCAGAAGACGATAATGCCGATTAATGAgattatataaaatacataatatttttgtacacACCACTCTCCCCTAaagataagatttttattcacattgttataaattatatttcaattgtttccaatgtgttttattttccCCTAAATCGCGTCCTGTGAAGAATCctctgaaaaattgaaaatccccAAAAGGTCTGAAAAACGTAAATTAATctaattatatacatagagGAGATTAAATCGATAGTTTATAtaccaaattaattgcaaagttTCAGCtcataaatctttaaaagcaTTATATTTCCTTGTAGTGCAAGAAGTAGAATCTGacgcaaataaattaatagcaTTCCCGTGAAATTCAACCTCTTCTTGCGTTTGACTTGCGTGGCCGTATCGCAAAATTTCAGTACCAGCAGCAGCCAGAGAAGAcagttttgtaaatatttaaggaGGGTAGAGCTTTATAGTTTGAAAGGGACGAAGTGATTTATGAATGGAAGTGGAAGACCCCCATCGTCTTATGAAGTTtcgtattgagaaaatatcttCAGTTTATCATCATTTCATTTTAGGAGAAATTTTAGAGATGATTTTCTCCTCTCTCGCTCGCtctaaaagaagaagaatattatATTGATGAAGGAtagaatgaaatttcaaaaggatattttggtggttttaatatcaaatgaaaattccgaTGAGTCAGCTAAGAGGAGCTTTAATcggaattcattaaaatctctttcagggattttattgaatgaggCTTTaccactaaaaaaaaagatttgcaaaaaaagaatttgttcatttttgaaagtttttacgatatattttatttttaaagttaaaattaatattaaattgcaGTAAAATTTTACACAGTTCGTGATTTGCTTCCTCATTCacattctttttgtttttaatatttttctttttctctttttgtcgtcaatgaaaaaaatatttttttttaaagcaaaatgaactacatttaataatatttttttctcttcgtatgttgtgaaatttatttttgttccaAATGATTTCACTCACTTATCCTCTGCAATGATCACgtacattgattttttttattttcatctcggtgttttttgttttatttaaatacacTTATTCCCATAACTATAAATATTATATGCATAGTAAATAGCAATaacaaatatttgttttctccCTGTTAACATTCAAATAAatccaaaagatttttttcggttttttttcacaatgattttcaatcattttcaccattatttccaaatattttcttttgaacttCTCTGTGTGAATtattgaggatttttctttgataaaattagcaatgatttcatcaatttttacaaaattttaaggggaaaaaaataaaaatttctcttctatagaaaaaaaatcacgatgaaaaatatttgggaCATTTTAGGAGattatttttgtgtaattGGTGGTtcatttccacatttttttcttttataattcacTTTTGCAATTCAATAGGCCGTCTCTGCAGAAGAACCTAAAAGCAAAAACAAACCATGTTTATTGCTTATAGGTCTCCAGAGTTAACTTTTTgtgttcttaagaaaattataggTATGTAGTCAAAAGGTTCagcctcaaaatgaatttacttcaagatgtttttttgttgaatgTAATCGAGTTTTTTTATGgagaataaaaatcctttttaatgggagaatttatattgaaatttcttcgcaattgttgttgagaaaattaaaacattcatGCACAACATTCGTacaaaaaattcacaagaaaatcacaaagttTTTGTTTCAGAATCGCATGagtttgatatatttttttaaaggaattccTTAACTAAAGGACCTGTGATGGGCACATTCATTGTAAAacattcatctttttttttttacttattctGTGCTGAATtgtttttgtgcatttttttttgttttgttatcTTCCATTAAAACATTCTTCTCAAACATTGATACaccatttaaaaataaacctcGGAGATTTTTTGATTCATTGTAGAcactttttattctatttttctttaaggatAAATTCATTCTTATCAATTGAAGAATGaattattgaagaaaagaGTAAGACTGTGAGGAGATCAATGATGCGAATTAATATAGATTCTTTTCAAATCCCAAAGTTTCTCTTCTGGACATAAAGATTGAATCCTGATTGATGCTTCTGGGTAtttactgaaaatttttaaaagaatcctTCTAGAAGGAAATTCTTAAGCTTcttctttgaaattatttttttagccaGAGAAATCCATTGCGCCTCAAAACAAGAGAAGAAGATGAATTTGAGGACTTAACAGAATGacagaaagaagagaaaaggaaagagaaattaatggTAGTTAAGGTTTTGTTAAGTGATATGTCCCTTTTTGGTGAAACATCAAGGATTCATTTTCTTGGagttttgataagaaaattgatgaCAGAGGATAAATGATTTCGTCGCATTAGTTTTCGTCTGAGAATCGcgcattttctctcaaaatctTTGGTGGGaatatcaattattttttgtttgttaaagttctttttattttttctcattctcatTCGAATTTAGGAaccaaaaattgaaattaaaaaaatttaaatgacgAAATTCTCACAATTAGgagatgttaaaaaaaaatagagaaagtAGAGAAGGAAGACAAGCtgtttattataaaattttaatttagtaaaagggaattctaagatttttttgtttttaatttaaaggcaGTTTAGAGGAAATGGGGAAACACTCACACGAAATGAGAGGCAGactaactaaataaaatagtGGGATAGGGGGAGTCCTGAACATAATGTATCGAATATACAAataaagtttcttcttttttttgttcctaaaaatatacatctcgcaatataatttataaattacgCATTAACTTTACAATCAgctcataatttttcattttttttccattaaatcttcattaaatattaaacatGGAAAGGAGGACGTCAGTTTTTTTATGTCACAAATTTAAAAGATCAAAAATGTTTACATCCCTTAAGTttctacaataaaatattatgtagaaattaatcctaaaaaataatgttacata is part of the Lutzomyia longipalpis isolate SR_M1_2022 chromosome 3, ASM2433408v1 genome and harbors:
- the LOC129791883 gene encoding b(0,+)-type amino acid transporter 1-like, translated to MERKRSEMEIEELAAAQEPLKGDDNEARPGGNAVGLKRNLGLLAAVNIIIGVMIGSGIFVSPTAALKYSGSVGMCLVVWSVCGVISLVGALCFAELGTVVPRSGAEYAYLLESFGRLHKFWGPLPAFICSWIYVLVLRPAEVAVIMLTFSEYSVQPFAHILGLDRMSTWDQEMIIKLIAFLGLGVITYINMVSVKLYVRINNIFGFCKVFACLIVIGGGIYELTIGNTKNLTSGFEGTTTNPGFIALAFYNGLWAYDGWSTVTTVTEEIKAPEKNILRSIVIAVPIITGLYVFMNMAYMTVLSADEMMNAPAVAVDFGNRVLGPFAFVIPLGVALATFGCALSIQFSVTRLGFVAGREGHMLKPLSYIHIRRFTPGPAVAMQGVIAFLFMLVGNIGELIEFASFLIWFFYGLAMVALIIMRKTHANVHRPYRVPTLLPYITLAVSIFLSVMPMIADPSLKYLFAVAFILCGVAAYVPFVYYKKRPKMMGKLTYVIQVLFEVVPSEDDNAD